Within Caproicibacterium argilliputei, the genomic segment ACAGGCCTTTCCACGGTCATTAACTACGTTAGCGGGCTGCCCATCGGCGCGGTTTCCTTTGTCATCAATATCCCGATTTTTATCTGGGCGTTTTTTGAGATTGGATACAAACTGGTTACGAAAACCATTGTGGCTGCGCTGATTTCGTCTGTTTCCATTGACTGGCTCAGTGCGTTTCTGCCGGCTTACCACGGTGACCCGATGCTGGCGGCACTTTTCGGTGGTTTGCTGGAGGGCATCAGCCTGGCGCTGGTTTTCATGCGCGGCTCCACCACAGGCGGCACCGATATGATTGCGCGGGTGCTGAAGCGCCACTTCCGGCACTTGAGTACCGGCCGGCTGATGATGTCGGTGGATGTGCTGGTGGTTCTGGCTTCCGCCGTAGTTTACCGCCGGGTGGAAAGCGCGCTGTACGCGGTCATTTATCTGTTTGTTTCCACGCGGGTGATTGACGCGATTCTTTATGGTGCGGATTCCGGCACTGGCAAAGTGCTGTGGATTGTGACGCGGGTTCCGGATCGGATTGCCAGCCGAATTTTAAATGAAGTCGACCGCGGGGTAACGGCCATGCATTCCAAGGGGATGTACAGCGGGCGTGAGGGCGAAGTCCTGATGTGCGCCGTGAGCCGCTCTGAGGTTTACCAGGTGATGGATCTGGTAAAAGCGGAAGACAGCAATGCCTTTATGGTGGTCGGCGATGCCGGGGAGATTCGCGGAGAGGGCTTCCGCAGTTCTGTACCTGCAGATAAAACCCTGCCGCAGCTGCTTGCGGAACGAAAAAAGTAAGCTGGCTGTTTCTCTGAAAATAAGCAGGGACCGGGCCGCTCTGCAGGAAACTGCAGGGCCGCCCGATCCCTTTTTTCAGCTTAGCACAGTGTTAGCCTTCGTATTTAGAAGTGGTGCGATTCTGTGCATTCTGCGTTTTTTTATTCTGCGCGTTCTGTGCTTTTTTGTTCTGCGCTTCCTGCTCTTTCTTGTTCTGGCTCTGGCTGTTTACAGAGTTGTTGCAGTTCTGCGTGGAGCTTTCGTATTTGCTGGTAGTAGAAGATTTCTGGTTATCCAAAATGCTCACCTCCTTACGTGGGTAGTATGACACAAGGTGCAAAAAATATACGAAATGAGGGTTTGCTTTGTCTTTGCCAATTTTGTTTTTTGAAAGGATGCAGCAGCAGCTGGGCGGGCAGGCAGCGGCGTTTTTTTCCTGCTACGACCGTCCGGCGCTGCGCGGACTGCGGCTGAACCCGCTGAAGTGCAGCAAAGAAATTTTGGC encodes:
- a CDS encoding YitT family protein, giving the protein MSGKQESTAKRIFIDLLIYVASGCIFAVAINVFTAPNKIAPGGVTGLSTVINYVSGLPIGAVSFVINIPIFIWAFFEIGYKLVTKTIVAALISSVSIDWLSAFLPAYHGDPMLAALFGGLLEGISLALVFMRGSTTGGTDMIARVLKRHFRHLSTGRLMMSVDVLVVLASAVVYRRVESALYAVIYLFVSTRVIDAILYGADSGTGKVLWIVTRVPDRIASRILNEVDRGVTAMHSKGMYSGREGEVLMCAVSRSEVYQVMDLVKAEDSNAFMVVGDAGEIRGEGFRSSVPADKTLPQLLAERKK